In Flammeovirga agarivorans, the sequence AACGGAACGCCCTGGTTTACCTGCCATTGCACTAAATACCGATAATGTGGTCTTAACCGCCATCGCTAACGATCGCTTGCATGACGAGATCTACGCCAAGCAGGTGCGCGCCCTGGGACACGCCGGCGATGTGCTGCTGGCGATCTCTACGCGCGGAAACAGTCGGGACATCGTCAAGGCGGTGGAAGCCGCCGTGACCCGCGACATGACCATCGTCGCGTTAACCGGCTATGACGGCGGTGAGCTGGCGGGCCTGTTAGGTCAACAGGATGTCGAAATCCGCATCCCCTCC encodes:
- the diaA gene encoding DnaA initiator-associating protein DiaA codes for the protein MLDRIKACFTESIQTQIAAAEALPDAISRAAMTLVQSLLNGNKILCCGNGTSAANAQHFAASMINRFETERPGLPAIALNTDNVVLTAIANDRLHDEIYAKQVRALGHAGDVLLAISTRGNSRDIVKAVEAAVTRDMTIVALTGYDGGELAGLLGQQDVEIRIPS